In Onychostoma macrolepis isolate SWU-2019 chromosome 12, ASM1243209v1, whole genome shotgun sequence, a single window of DNA contains:
- the ipmkb gene encoding inositol polyphosphate multikinase isoform X1: protein MDSSVALGRLELARPLMTRGSCLPEGAQSAHLNGCVPLSHQVAGHKYGVDKVGILQHPDGTVLKQLQPPPRGPREMQFYSMVYAEDHCDPSLVDLKAHLPKYYGTWSSPDAPTDLYLKLEDVTRSFQKPCIMDVKIGQKSYDPFASQEKREQQIRKYPLMEEIGFLVLGMRVYKVGSDSFDTYDQHYGRGLVKDTIKEGLFKFFYNGDILRKDAITASILKVQKILQWFEGQSRFNFYASSLLFVYEGVCVPNLVSQTLRESPIAPEACEQNNNIDQSLSTMYSLHKKGCGRSHYQAKQDNGVWSSSQQPNGNRGLARLEEDRKESKSEAGQETVSDVEVKMIDFAHVFPSDVPDQGYIYGLKNLLKVLHQILEE from the exons ATGGACTCGTCTGTGGCGCTGGGGAGGCTGGAGCTCGCGCGTCCGTTAATGACCCGCGGCTCGTGTTTACCGGAGGGCGCGCAGAGCGCTCACCTGAACGGCTGCGTGCCGCTCTCTCATCAGGTGGCCGGACACAAGTATGGCGTTGATAAAGTGG gTATCTTGCAACATCCTGATGGTACGGTCCTGAAACAGCTGCAGCCTCCTCCAAGAGGACCGAGAGAGATGCAGTTCTACAGTATG gtGTATGCTGAAGACCACTGCGACCCCTCTCTTGTAGACCTCAAAGCGCACCTTCCCAAGTACTATGGCACGTGGTCCTCACCAGACGCTCCCACAG ATCTGTACCTCAAGCTGGAGGACGTGACACGCAGCTTTCAGAAGCCATGCATCATGGATGTGAAGATTGGCCAGAAGAGTTATGACCCCTTCGCTTCACAGGAGAAACGGGAACAGCAGATCAGGAAATACCCGCTGATGGAGGAGATTGGCTTCTTGGTTCTGGGGATGAGG GTGTATAAAGTTGGCTCAGACAGCTTTGACACATATGACCAGCATTATGGAAGAGGTCTTGTGAAGGACACGATCAAGGAAG GTTTATTCAAGTTCTTCTACAACGGCGACATTCTCCGCAAAGACGCCATCACTGCCAGCATCCTCAAAGTCCAGAAGATCCTTCAGTGGTTTGAAGGCCAGAGTCGGTTCAACTTTTATGCAAGCTCTCTGCTCTTCGTCTACGAGGGCGTCTGCGTGCCCAATCTCGTCTCTCAGACCCTACGGGAAAGCCCGATCGCACCCGAGGCCTGTGAGCAGAACAACAACATCGATCAGAGCCTCTCCACCATGTACTCCCTGCACAAGAAAGGCTGCGGCCGGAGCCACTACCAAGCCAAACAGGACAACGGCGTTTGGAGCTCCTCGCAGCAGCCCAACGGCAACCGCGGCTTGGCAAGACTTGAAGAGGACAGGAAGGAGAGCAAGAGCGAAGCGGGACAGGAAACAGTCAGTGACGTGGAGGTAAAGATGATTGACTTTGCACATGTCTTCCCTAGTGACGTTCCCGATCAGGGTTACATCTACGGCCTGAAGAACCTACTGAAGGTCCTGCATCAGATTCTGGAGGAGTGA
- the ipmkb gene encoding inositol polyphosphate multikinase isoform X2: protein MQFYSMVYAEDHCDPSLVDLKAHLPKYYGTWSSPDAPTDLYLKLEDVTRSFQKPCIMDVKIGQKSYDPFASQEKREQQIRKYPLMEEIGFLVLGMRVYKVGSDSFDTYDQHYGRGLVKDTIKEGLFKFFYNGDILRKDAITASILKVQKILQWFEGQSRFNFYASSLLFVYEGVCVPNLVSQTLRESPIAPEACEQNNNIDQSLSTMYSLHKKGCGRSHYQAKQDNGVWSSSQQPNGNRGLARLEEDRKESKSEAGQETVSDVEVKMIDFAHVFPSDVPDQGYIYGLKNLLKVLHQILEE from the exons ATGCAGTTCTACAGTATG gtGTATGCTGAAGACCACTGCGACCCCTCTCTTGTAGACCTCAAAGCGCACCTTCCCAAGTACTATGGCACGTGGTCCTCACCAGACGCTCCCACAG ATCTGTACCTCAAGCTGGAGGACGTGACACGCAGCTTTCAGAAGCCATGCATCATGGATGTGAAGATTGGCCAGAAGAGTTATGACCCCTTCGCTTCACAGGAGAAACGGGAACAGCAGATCAGGAAATACCCGCTGATGGAGGAGATTGGCTTCTTGGTTCTGGGGATGAGG GTGTATAAAGTTGGCTCAGACAGCTTTGACACATATGACCAGCATTATGGAAGAGGTCTTGTGAAGGACACGATCAAGGAAG GTTTATTCAAGTTCTTCTACAACGGCGACATTCTCCGCAAAGACGCCATCACTGCCAGCATCCTCAAAGTCCAGAAGATCCTTCAGTGGTTTGAAGGCCAGAGTCGGTTCAACTTTTATGCAAGCTCTCTGCTCTTCGTCTACGAGGGCGTCTGCGTGCCCAATCTCGTCTCTCAGACCCTACGGGAAAGCCCGATCGCACCCGAGGCCTGTGAGCAGAACAACAACATCGATCAGAGCCTCTCCACCATGTACTCCCTGCACAAGAAAGGCTGCGGCCGGAGCCACTACCAAGCCAAACAGGACAACGGCGTTTGGAGCTCCTCGCAGCAGCCCAACGGCAACCGCGGCTTGGCAAGACTTGAAGAGGACAGGAAGGAGAGCAAGAGCGAAGCGGGACAGGAAACAGTCAGTGACGTGGAGGTAAAGATGATTGACTTTGCACATGTCTTCCCTAGTGACGTTCCCGATCAGGGTTACATCTACGGCCTGAAGAACCTACTGAAGGTCCTGCATCAGATTCTGGAGGAGTGA